A segment of the Bacteroidota bacterium genome:
GACAGGGCAGAATCCATCATGAAGGACGGGCAACCCCTTACTGGTTTGTTACGAGGAAGATTGCGGATTCAAATATCAGCCACTTATTATGGCGGATTGTCGATTTTGGAGAAAATCAGATCGGGTGGTTACAGGTCGCATATGATTCGTCCATCTTTGAGCAAATTCGATTATTTTTATTTATTCATTAGATCGATTTTTTAATGTCATTAGAACAAGCAAAAGAAATTTCAAAGAAGAGCAACAGCAGCTTCTACTACGCTTTTAATCTGTTACCTGCGCAGAAACGGGATGCCATGACGACTGTCTATGCATTTTGTCGTGAAACTGATGACATTGTCGATGAAGAAATTCACACTCCCGAAGAAAAGAGCAATCTGTTGACTCATTGGAGAGTGGAACTTGAGCATGCTTTTAATGGAACTTCTACATACTCCTTGATGAACAGGCTTGCGATGACCATCAAACAGTTTAACATTCCTGTTGAACCGTTTTTTGAGCTCATCAAAGGGATGGAAATGGATCTTAAGTTTCGGAGATATGATACTTTCGAACAGCTTAGAATATACTGTTACCGTGTCGCGTCCACTGTCGGTTTGATGTGCATTGAAATATTTGGATATAAGCATCGCAGTGCACAGGAATTTGCAGAAAATCTTGGAATCGCACTTCAACTGACGAATATTCTAAGAGATATTAAAAAGGATGCGGAAAAAGACAGAATATATCTCCCCCTAGAGGATTTAAAAAAGTTCGGTTACTCGGAAGAAGATCTCCTTGATTCGGTTTATAACGACAATTTTATCAAACTCATGGAGTTTCAGGTATCCAGAGCCATTGAATATTTTAATAAAGCCACTGCAGCACTGAACAAAGAAGACAAAGGGAACATGTTTGCTGCCCGGGCAATGCAGCATATCTATTTCCGGATCCTTAAAAACATAATCCACGAAAAATACGATATCTACAACCGGAATGTTAATCTCTCCAAAGTCGAGAAGGTTGGTATCTCCCTCGGAGTCTGGGCAAAGTATAGATTAGTTTACTAATGCCACAAGCAATTGTTGTCGGGGCAGGACTTGCAGGTCTGTCTGCGGCAGTGGAACTCTCCTTAAAAGACTGTAAAGTTGATCTGTTCGAATCCACAAAAAAGGGAGGCGGCAGGGCAAATTCGATTCCTCACTATTTTCACTCCGGCACTTCTTCTGGTCAGGCAGATGAATTTATAATCGACAATGGACAGCACATTTTAATGGGCTGTTACCGCGATACTCTTTCCTTCCTTAAGAAAATTGGAGCAATGGATAAAATTTCGGTTCAGGAAAGGATGAGCGTTCGATATGTCTCGAAAGGCGGAAAATCATACCTTTTGGAGAGTGGAGGTCTGCCATATCCTCTTAATTTACTTCAGGCAATTCTTCGATACGATTACCTGACCTTCAGGCAAAAACTAAAAGCCATTCAGTTTATCCAAAAACTGAGGTTTGTGAGTGATAACTCATTATCAAATCTTGCGGTTTCGGAATGGTTAAAGAGAGAAGGGCAAACCGGTGAACTTTATAAAGGTATTTGGGAAATCCTTTGTGTGGGGGCGATGAACTCACCTCCGGAGAAAACCTCAGCATTAATATTCGCAAAGGTTCTCAGAGAGATATTCCTGAAAGGGAAGAATAATTCAAAAATAATCGTTCCGAAATGCGGGTTAAGTGAGCTTTTTGTTGATAATGCAATCAAACTGATTGAGGAAAAGGGAGGTTCGGTCAATTTTGGCAATCCGTTGGAAAGCATAGATACCGTGGTGGGACGGGTCGTTTCTCTTAAATTCAGAGACAGAACGATCGAAAATCCTGAAAATACAGTTTTGGCGATTCCTCACTTTGCATTAAAAAAAATTGACGGGATATCCGGGGTTTTTCCGGAAATTGAGAATGGTGAGATGGAATATTCATCCATCACAACATTTCATTTAAAGCTAAACAATAACCCTCTAAATACAGAATTTGTTGCCTTGATTAACTCTCCGGTTCAATGGGTTTTTAATCATGGCGACTATATAACCACGGTTACAAGTGCCTCAACCGACTGGAACGCCAAAGAAGAACCGGAAATAATCAAAATTGTGTTGAGTGAACTCGAGAATTGTTTAGGTATAAAACCTTCAACAGTAACCGCTCATAAGATGATAAAAGAAAAACGGGCGACATTCGTTTGTGGAGGGAAGAATCTGGATTATCGACTCCCGTCCCAAACCGGACTGGAAAACCTGTACCTCGCAGGAGACTGGACCGACACAGGACTCCCGGCTACCATTGAGGGTGCGGTAATGAGCGGGAAGACTGCCGCCAACCTGATTATTTCAAAAAATCAAAATGCCTGATCCGGAGGGTTTTACCTTCCCGGCATTAGTGGGCATCCAGCCAGTTTTCTCCATATCCCGACTCCACGATAACAGGAACATTTAACGGGAGAGCCTGTTCCATCAGATTCCTGATCAGGGGAGTGACCGTCTCGAGTTCCGATTTTGGTGCATCGAACAAAAGCTCATCGTGAACCTGCAGTATCATTTTGGTCTTGAATCCACCATCATTCAGAGCAGCATGTACCTTTATCATGGCGAGTTTGATCATGTCAGCCGCAGTTCCCTGAATTGGCATGTTAATGGCAACTCTCTCCTCAAACTGCTTTACTGCAAAATTCTTGCTGTTGATATTCGGAAGGTATCTTCTTCTGCCTGTCAGTGTTTCGGCATATCCTTTTTCCCGTGCATTACCGATAGAGCTGTCCATGAACTCCTTAACGCGTTTGAATGTGCCGAAGTATGTATCAATAATCTCTTTAGCGTGGTTCTGGGCTATTCCCAGCCTTATCTTCAGTCCGAAGGCACCAATACCATACAGAATTCCAAAATTCACCTCTTTGGCTTTCCTGCGCATATCAGCCGTTACTTCACCCGGATCTACCCGGAAAACGAGTGCTGCCGTCCTTCTGTGAATATCTTCACCGTCTATAAATGCTTGTGTCAGGTATTCATCCCCGCAGATGGAAGCCATTATTCGCAATTCAATCTGGGAATAATCGAGACTGAGTATCACATTATCTTTTGAAGAAGGTACAAACGCCTTCCGTATCTCTTTTCCGAGGTCTGTCCTAATCGGAATGTTTTGCAGATTGGGATCATTCGATGAGAGTCTTCCCGTGGATGCCACCGTCTGGTTGAATGATGTATGAACTTTACCTGTTCTTTTCTCGATCAG
Coding sequences within it:
- the hpnD gene encoding presqualene diphosphate synthase HpnD — protein: MSLEQAKEISKKSNSSFYYAFNLLPAQKRDAMTTVYAFCRETDDIVDEEIHTPEEKSNLLTHWRVELEHAFNGTSTYSLMNRLAMTIKQFNIPVEPFFELIKGMEMDLKFRRYDTFEQLRIYCYRVASTVGLMCIEIFGYKHRSAQEFAENLGIALQLTNILRDIKKDAEKDRIYLPLEDLKKFGYSEEDLLDSVYNDNFIKLMEFQVSRAIEYFNKATAALNKEDKGNMFAARAMQHIYFRILKNIIHEKYDIYNRNVNLSKVEKVGISLGVWAKYRLVY
- the hpnE gene encoding hydroxysqualene dehydroxylase HpnE, producing the protein MPQAIVVGAGLAGLSAAVELSLKDCKVDLFESTKKGGGRANSIPHYFHSGTSSGQADEFIIDNGQHILMGCYRDTLSFLKKIGAMDKISVQERMSVRYVSKGGKSYLLESGGLPYPLNLLQAILRYDYLTFRQKLKAIQFIQKLRFVSDNSLSNLAVSEWLKREGQTGELYKGIWEILCVGAMNSPPEKTSALIFAKVLREIFLKGKNNSKIIVPKCGLSELFVDNAIKLIEEKGGSVNFGNPLESIDTVVGRVVSLKFRDRTIENPENTVLAIPHFALKKIDGISGVFPEIENGEMEYSSITTFHLKLNNNPLNTEFVALINSPVQWVFNHGDYITTVTSASTDWNAKEEPEIIKIVLSELENCLGIKPSTVTAHKMIKEKRATFVCGGKNLDYRLPSQTGLENLYLAGDWTDTGLPATIEGAVMSGKTAANLIISKNQNA